From a single Brassica oleracea var. oleracea cultivar TO1000 chromosome C5, BOL, whole genome shotgun sequence genomic region:
- the LOC106344579 gene encoding probable receptor-like protein kinase At1g67000, whose product MKTVSVLVFFFLFFLMKKSRSKNLTHCVRMFSCGSLDFRFPFFNTTMPSRCGLFKLNCTDHHISEIQLVEEGKWYKVTSVSQAETITITDPRLSQSLETGSCSDLSRFSLPDSPWLEMTTLYKCNNSRRKHGFSYANCKGGGSSLYYSDLTDYSGCSVIKTPESWVISRNKNGFNLNATFSLHINLPRGCSSCHRRGGQCTMIKEKFRCRGGSKEDYQDVKLKLGLGLSAGLTVIIIILVLITVRVKKTRKSDWNTESVEAVVMLKRYSYARVKKMTNSFAHVLGKGGFGTVYKGKLPDGGVDIAVKILKEGKGTGEEFINEVASMSRTSHVNIVSLLGFCYERNKRAIVYEFMPNGSLDKFISENMSTKIEWERLYDIALGVSRGLEYLHNRCVSRIVHFDIKPQNILMDKDLCPKISDFGLAKLCKNKESVMSMLDARGTVGYIAPEVFSNNFGGVSHKSDVYSYGMVILEMIGAKNIENFGSNNSSMYFPDLLY is encoded by the exons GACTGTCTCTGTGTTGGTCTTCTTCTTCCTCTTCTTTCTCATGAAAAAATCCAGGAGCAAGAACCTGACACACTGTGTCAGAATGTTCTCCTGTGGAAGCCTCGACTTCAGGTTCCCTTTCTTTAACACAACCATGCCGTCTCGGTGCGGTCTCTTCAAGCTTAATTGCACTGATCACCATATTTCAGAGATACAGCTTGTGGAAGAAGGGAAATGGTACAAAGTGACGAGCGTCTCTCAAGCCGAAACCATAACCATCACGGACCCAAGGCTTAGCCAAAGCTTGGAAACAGGATCCTGCAGTGACTTGTCAAGATTCTCTCTTCCAGATTCTCCATGGCTCGAAATGACCACTTTGTACAAATGCAACAACAGTAGGAGGAAGCATGGTTTCAGTTATGCAAATTGCAAAGGAGGAGGAAGCAGCTTGTATTACTCCGATTTGACAGATTATTCAGGGTGTTCAGTTATCAAGACTCCAGAAAGCTGGGTGATTTCAAGAAACAAGAACGGGTTTAATCTTAATGCTACTTTCTCTCTTCATATAAACCTGCCTCGAGGCTGCAGTAGCTGCCATAGACGAGGAGGACAATGTACGATGATCAAAGAAAAATTTCGCTGCCGTGGAGGAAGCAAAG AGGACTACCAAGATGTGAAGTTAAAGCTTGGATTAG GACTATCAGCTGGTTTAACTGTTATTATCATTATACTGGTCCTGATAACAGTAAGAGTGAAAAAAACAAGAAAGAGTGACTGGAATACCGAGAGCGTTGAAGCAGTGGTAATGCTGAAACGATATAGTTACGCAAGAGTTAAGAAGATGACTAACTCATTTGCACACGTTCTCGGGAAAGGAGGATTTGGAACAGTATACAAAGGCAAGTTACCAGATGGAGGCGTAGATATTGCAGTGAAGATCTTGAAGGAAGGAAAGGGAACCGGAGAAGAGTTCATCAACGAAGTAGCTAGCATGAGTAGAACATCTCATGTAAATATTGTCTCTCTGCTTGGGTTCTGTTATGAAAGGAACAAAAGAGCTATAGTATATGAGTTCATGCCTAATGGATCCCTTGACAAGTTTATCTCCGAGAATATGTCAACCAAGATAGAATGGGAAAGGCTATATGACATTGCGTTAGGTGTCTCTCGCGGCCTAGAGTATTTACACAACCGTTGTGTATCGAGGATTGTGCATTTCGATATAAAGCCGCAAAACATACTCATGGACAAGGATCTTTGTCCCAAGATTTCAGATTTCGGTCTTGCTAAGCTCTGCAAAAATAAAGAGAGCGTCATGTCAATGCTAGACGCTAGAGGGACGGTAGGATACATTGCCCCTGAAGTGTTCTCGAATAATTTTGGAGGAGTTTCGCATAAGTCAGATGTGTATAGTTATGGTATGGTGATCCTTGAGATGATTGGAGCAAAGAATATAGAAAATTTTGGATCCAACAATAGTTCAATGTACTTTCCAGATCTTCTCTATTAA